Below is a window of Leptospira saintgironsiae DNA.
GAACAAAATTTTCGTTTCTTTTCCTACGGTGATTCTATGCTGATTTTGGATCCTGAAAAAGTCTGAATCCAACTTATTTAATTGAGGAATTCTAAGCCGAAAAGGAAAATGGGAAAGGTGTTAAGAAAGGTTCTTCCTGGGCAAACTGAAATCAGATTTAAAGCGGCAAAGCCGGCCAAACTGAACGGACTGCCTGACTTTTTAGTATTTCATAAGGAAGAGGTGAGAACATTCCGCCAAGCCCTTGGCAACCCAGGACTCTTCCGACATATCTTAATTACCGGCCCAGAGATAGAAGCAAACCTTTTGCAATTCGGGCAATACTTGGAAGGGATCGTTAAAGACCAACCTGTAGTTGCAGAACCAAATCCTACATTATTATCTTTAGCAGGATTTCCTTTTGAGAACAAATATAGACCAGGAAAAATTTCAGAAGCAAACGGCGGACTTTTACTTCTTCCAATCAAACCATTTGTAGAAGATCCGGATCTTTATTATTTTCTGAAAGGTGTGCTCCTAACTGGTAAAATAGATTTTCTTTCCCTTCCGGAAGGATCTGATTCTACAAATATCAACCGTTTCCATCCAAGTATAGATTCCAGATTTAGACTTATCCTAGTAGGAGAAGAAACTGAAGTGGATTCTATCTCCCAGATAGACGCCGACTTTTACGGAAGTTTTGATTTTAAAATTCATATGCCGTACGAGATCAGTTTGGAAAAATCCTGGCTTCCTATTTTTTCTGGACTAGTCAAATCTTGGGAGAAGCCAGGTTATCCTCCTTTGGACCAAGCCGCTCTAGATTCACTTCTGGAACTTGCGCTCAGATGGAATGATAGCCAGACTAAACTTTCTTTACATCTTTCGGAACTTCGTTCTTTCGTAAGGGAAGTATTAGCATTTAATAATAAAGGTAAAAAAGCAGTAGGAAGAGCAGAAATAGAAGCAGGTCCTTCTCTTATCCAAAAAAGAACCGCCATCCACAAACGAAAATATATAGAGAATATCAAAGAAGGTCTTATTGGTGTTCCTCTGAAAGGAAAGAAAACAGGACGGATCAATGGACTTTCTGTAATTTTATTGCAGTCTTCCTTACTCGATTTTGGACAAGTGAACCAAGTATCCGCCAGGGTGTCTTTGGGTTCTGGAAACCTGATCAATATAGAAAGAGAAGTAAATCTTTCAGGAAGCCTTCACGATAAGGGAGTTTTTATTCTACAGTCCTATATCAAAGGAATGTTTTCTCATACTCAGTCTTTTGGTTTGGATGCTTCTATTTTATTTGAACAAAATAGTTCTCCGATTGATGGGGACTCAGCAAGTTGTGCGGAACTTCTGGCACTTCTATCTGCGCTTTCCGGTTTGGAGATACCTTGTAATATTGCAGTGACCGGGGCTCTTTCCCAGTATGGGGATATTCTTCCTGTTGGTTCAGTGAATACTAAGATCCAGGCTTGGTATGATGTGATCCGACTTACAGGTTCTACTCGAGATAAATATAAAATTTATATTCCAAAGGATAATATGAGAGATCTGAATCTTCCACGCGAGATCCGAGAAAGTATGAAAAAGGGAAATTTCCAGATATTCTCCTGTTCTCATGTAGAAGATCTGATCCCTGATATTTTCGGGGTCCCAGCTGGTAGGATCTCCAAATCAGGAAAATACCCGAACGGTTCCCTTTTTAGGATCATAGAAGAACGAATCGATCGCAAAAGAGACGGGGAAGAGGCTTAAGGCCGACCCCTGTTTCACAGGGCCGGGCTGCTCCGGGTCAGAATTTCCCAAAATTTCTCAGATTTCCTCTAATCAGTCTCCCCCGAAACGACCGATACTTTATATACAGTCATGAAACGCGGGGCAAACATCAATATTGAGTCCTCTCTTCTTGTAACCTTGGTTGCGAGTATGGGATTCTTAGTTAGTTTGGGAATAGCCCCAGTCAAAACCGGAGGCTTTTTAAGCGAAGAACCGGTCTTAAGAGAACTTATCCCCGACCAATTTACTTGGGAACCAAGCTCGGAACAAATCCGAGATCTGCCAGAGAGAGTAGGAGAAACCGGACCCAGCCTGGTTTAATTTCTTGCTCCGCTTCCCCGTCTGAAAATCCTATCAAGAAAGACCGGGAGTGTTCGATGTTCGGCAAAAGTTTAGATAATCTAAAACAAATGAACCAGATGCGGGTTCGTATGAAAAAATTGGAGAAGGAACTGGAGGCTTTAACCTTCGAGGGAAAATCCAAGAATGATTTGGTCATCTGCATTACTGACGGCAAACAAACCGTACAAGAGATACGTATCGAAGATTCGTTGCTTGCTAAAAATGATAAAAAACTACTTCAAAAAAGTATAAAGCAGGCTGTGAACCAATCTATGGAAGCTGCTCAAAAAGTAGCAGAAGAAAGAATGGGAGAATTTAAATCTCTTCTTTCCGGAATGCCTTAATTATAGGCCTTTATATTCACTAAAAATTTTCTGTTTCGTCCGATTCCGAGAGAGTTTAAAGAACTCATGAGGGCAGATCGGACGAGAATCAGTGGACTCAGGAAGAACAATTGCTTCTTCTCCACCTTCGTCATCATTTTCTGTAATTCCTAAAGAAACCGAAATATCTCCTGTTCTTTTCATTTCTGTATTGATCTGCAGAGAATAAAGATTTCCATCTATATTCTTTTTTAATAATACTAATCTCCCGATCGCATTAGAATTAGAACGATCCGCTTTTACGAATTGTATCTGTCCTGGATTTAATTCTCCTAGTGGAGTGATCTCAGGGATTCTGAGCGGATCGTATAATTTTCTGAGAACATCGCCGTCTGTCCCTGCTGCAGGAAATGGAAAAGATTGGATTGTTTTAGTGATATCTTGCAAAAATCCAGAAGCTCCATTTGTATCCGTTCCGGATTGTGCAAACTCTGGAGAAACATCTCCTAAAGATTGCCATAAGAATGCTGGATAAATTTTCACAAAAATAGAAGATCCATCCGATCCAAGCGCATCTTTTACTTCCTGAGAAGCAGTTAGGTAATTATTTGCGTTTGTTTTGAATAGATGGAATAATCCGGTCGCATCTGAAGCCCTATAACCTTTAGGACCCTGGACTCCAGTTCTAAAAAATGAATTTCTGGAATTTGTATCACTTCCCGAAATCATATATAAGTATTTCATAAAGGAGTAGGCGAATGCGTAGTCTACCAGGGAATTAAATTTAGAACTTCCGAATATACTATTCCCGTTCACCCCTCTAGAACATGCGTTTGAATTTCTACCTCTATAACAATTGATACGATTGATTTGGGGGGAATATCCTGCGATATCTGCGGCAACTTCACTCGTTCCTTCATTGATCCAAGCCTCGTCTCTTCCCCCACCTTGGCTCATGATCCTGGCTTCGTATTGGAATCGGATCAAGTGTTGGTATTCATGGGCAAGAGTTGCTAAGAATGTATCTGGTTTTCCCTGTGCGAGATCAGAATTACGAACTGTAATCAGTTCCACCCCGTCCATATACACTATATTTGAATAATTAGAACGTACTGCATAACTGGAACTGTCTGGGAAATAATCTACAGGATCAAAAAATCCAGCTACAAAGGAAGAACCTGTAGTACTTCCATCATGTATATCTGAAACGATAACTGCAACTTTTCCATCTCCGTCTAGATCATCCGAAAAGCCGAAAGCCTCGCCTAACCTAGGATAAATTTTAGAATCGAATTCTTGGGAGATATATTGATAATCTAAAGCGGATTCTAAACCGCTAGTTGCGTAGATGTTTACATGAGAGCCAGATGCTACCTTTGTTGTTTGCACACAGCTGGAACTGTTTTTTACAAGATTACGGATCCAGAATGTATTATTGCCGCCACAGGAAATAGATACTTTGGCTAATGAAAGTAGATCGTCTATAGTAGGTTCTGATTTGTCTTGTGTGTTAAGTGCGTCATTGCTGACTACACAGTCAGAAAGTAAGAATATCAAACAAACCGAAAGTACAAACGTATATAAAGATCTGCCTAGTGGCATACAAAGGGACTTCCAAAAACCGTCTCCGGTCGAAACCTTCATGATCTTTCCTATCGAAAAAGGAAACTAGCTTTACGCCTTGATCCTTTTTGCTAAGGTCAATAATTATTCAGGGTCGAATGGGAGCAAGGATCATTGACTAAAAACGTTCCGAAGATTTGGAAATTTTTTTCCAAAAAATTTCAATATATCGTAATTATTTCGTTAGGATATAATTGTGGATTTCGTCCTTCTCCCTTACAAAAAGATCCGATCTTAGGTCCACAAATTCCAGCTTTCGATTCCGTTCCGAATAGCGGAGAATATTTTTCAGAGATCAAAAAAATCCCAACCGGGTTTTATATCCGACAGGTTTATCTAAATCATTCCAACAAAAAAGAAATGTTGATCAGTCAACTAACAGTGAGTGAATTTAAAAATTGGGAAGAGACAAGGTTTGAGGGGAAACTAAATTTAGACGAGTCCGGAAAATTTTTTAGATTTCGTCCTAGACTTTGTAGGATGTTCACTAGTAAAAATCCTGGGGATCGTTGGACTTTGACTAGAGCATATGAATGCGATCATTTCGAATTTCTAATATGGAAATCAGGTCCGGAAGATATTCGTTTAACTCCAGGTCCAGAAGGAGAAGAGGAAGGGATTCTTCTTAAAAAATCTAAATCTTCTAATATTTCTCAAATTTCTGCAATTATACTAAAAACGGATCCGACTATTACAAGTATTTGGGGGATTCGCCTATCCAGGGTCAGAAAGGGTGCTAAAGCTATATTAGAAAAACCAGATGGAAAAAGGACGGAACTGAATACTCTTAAAACTGTAGAAACTACAGGAGAGATTAAAACCGAAAAATCCGATCATGCGCAGCCAGGGGATATGATCTTATACACAAACCCTGGAGAAGCTAGGCCCCTCGCTCTATAGTCCGCCTGCGGGCTTCAGGAGTGAAGCGACTATAATCAGTCTAATCCATTCTCCGAACTTAAGATCCTACGTAGGCCAGGAATGATTTTTACATAAGGTTGGATCTTTCTAAAATCAGAAATTTCTTTTGCGGAAACATCTGAACCATCCAGCTGCAGGTGGATCAGGTTCGTAAGACCATATAGAGGACTTAAATCTTTCACCTGGGTCCCGCCCAGATATATTTCCATTAGCCTTGTACAATTTTCTAAAGGCCTTAGATCCGTGATCTTAGTATGTTTAAGCTGTAAATGCCTTACACTACATCCCGGCCCCAAAAACCCTAGGTTAGAAATTTGAGAATCTGTCAGTTCTATTCTAGTGAGCCTATTCCAATGCAGATAATTTTTCAGATCTTGGTCGGCTATTTCTGTTTTGTTTAAAACTAGGCTGTCCAATTTTGCAAAACGATTTAATGGAGATAGATCTTTTACTGAAGATCCAGATAGATGAATATATCTGAGTTTAGGAAGATCAGGTAGGCCTTCTAATGATTTAAGATCTTTAGAATTTAGTTCTAGGATCTCTAATCTGGAGAATACGGAAAGATCGCTCCAAGTCGGATTGTCTTCGAATCCTAACCAACGGATTTCTTTAGGATATTTGCCTAAAATTTCACCTTCGGAATTTCGTACTGAAATAAGATGATTCGATTGAGAACAGGCAAATAAGAAGTAGAGGATTAAAAATAATTTCCTCATTAGATCGAATCTATTTGGATTCAATAATGAAGAAAACCAAAAAATTCAAATTTGGAATTTCGAAAATATAATTCGATTCGTATGTAGGAACTCCTACGAGCGCTTTGGAAGCGGATTTATCGAGTTGACATATGCTTCCTTTTTAGAGCAAGATAAGATTCGAAGCCGGTCTGAATGGAAGAAGATAAAAAATCCGCCTCTCGAAACACTAAACAAAAGGGCGAGATCCTGAGAGTCATCCGTGACGCAAAAGGTCCTCTTTCGGTAAAGGAAATCCACGATATCTCTAAAAAATCCATACAGAATATAGGGATAGCTACTGTGTATCGGTCGGTGAATCATCTGTTGGAATCAGGTTCGATCCATGAGATCCAATTGCCTGGAGAATCTTCCCGTTTCGAGATCAGCCATCTTGACCATCATCATCATTTCCATTGTAAAGTTTGCGATCGGGTTTTTGATGTGGAGATTTGTCCTTTCCCTATGGAAAATTTACCCAAGGGATTTACATTAGATTCTCATGAAATTATTTTATATGGCATTTGTTCCGAATGTAATACCTCTCAAAAATGAATCAAAAAAAAATAAAATCTAAAATAATCTACCTAAGCATTCTATTCATCGCTTTATTTTCCTTTATAGATAGGATCGTACTGCAAAATCTACTTTTCGAATTTCCGAATGAGCTGGAGTGGGATACTTCTCCTTGGTTCAATTTTTTAGAAAAAAGAAGAAGGATCCAATTCTCCGAAAATGAAAAAGGAGCATTGATTGTAGGAAGTAGTGTAGCTCTTTATTCTTCTCTTCCTGAAAGAATGAACGAAAGGCTTAAAGATAAGTCTATCCGCATGGAATTTTATTCTCATCCTGCTCTCACTCCTTCCGATTTCTATTTTTATAAGGAAGATATTTCTTCTAAAAAGCCTAAACTTGTATTTTTTGTTTTAAATCCTGCAGATCTTCAATTGGATTTTCTGATCACAGAAAAAGAAAACGAAGCAAGATTAGCCCAATACAAACAAAATCTTCTCTACCAAGAAAAGTCCATCATCGACTTTCAAAATTTAGAATATTCTGAAAAAGCCTTGGATGATGTTTCCGCAAAAACAAGGCACCAGAACAGAATGATCTATCCCGCTCAGTATCTAAGAGAGAAGTATGAAGATATTCTGAAAACAGGAAAATCCGCATTTTTATCTCTTCTCTCCAGATCTTTGTTTTTAGTTGTCCGGTATCGAAGTTTTTTATATGATCCGATGGACGCTTGGATTGAAAACCATCTCAGAAGTGGGAGATCCTACCATTATTATACAGGAATTATTCCGGAAGAAGGTATCTATCTAAGAGGATGGGCTAAACCTGAATTTTCAATCGATTGCGAATTGAAAAACGGGGTTTTCGAAGAGAGTGTATTTTTCCAAGAGAAGAATACAACTTTAAGAATTTGGGGAGAAGGTAAACCGATCCTGCTCGATAGAACTTTCCCTAAGTCCGGTTGGCATACGATCAAATTTAATGTTCCAGAAAAGTTGGATAAGACCAAACTCAGAATTGCTTCTGATAAAAAAATCTCTTCTTTGCAAGTGGACGCAAGGATTTTCGGAACAGAGGAAATTTATGGGATCAGACTTTCTCAAAACTTTTGTAGAAATGAGATCCGAAAACATATCTCTTATATTCGAATCCCAGGTTTAGATGACTATAGACTTTCTAAAATGGATGATACAATATATTCCAAAGATTATACAGAAAGGATCTATGGATACAAAGGGGAAAGTTCTAAAATGTCCAGACTTGTCACTCTTAGAATGGCAAAGATCAAATTAGCATCTTCTCCTAAATTTTTTATATGGTCCGAATTGGAATATCTGAAAAAAGCAATTGTGTATCTTGAATCTCAAGGTATCCAAGTAGTTCTGGTAAATTCTCCTGAAAATCCGATCGAAAGAGAAGTATACGAATCCAGTCCTTGGTATAAAGGATATATTTCTTATTTGGAAAATTTGGGAAAAACTAAATATAAATTTAAAAATGCAATCTCTGATTTTGAAGATAAAAGATCTTTCTTAGACCCTCATCATTTGACCTACCAGGCTTCCGAAAAATCTTCAGATCTATATGCAGATTGGATCTTAGAAACATTAACGGCAAAGTAAAATGTTCGGATTCTTATCTAAATTTTTACAAAATGAAAAATTGAAATCACAGTGTATTAGCGCTTTAGGAAATCCTAAACTAGTTACTGTAGTTTTTATCATTCTATATTCCTTTTCCTCTTTTTGTGTTTGGAAAAAATACTCTTGGAGCCCTAGCTCCCAGGTAAATTTTGGGAAAGAATTCGCGGATCAAAACAAAGAGCAAACTCCTCCAGGCGCAATCGTATTCTTAGGAGAGGAGGGGAACCTGGGCGCAGGTTACGACGGGCAGATCTTTTATTATTATTCTAGAATGTTGTCCGGTCTTAGTTTAGATTGGCCAAATGGTTTCGAGACTAGCTTTAGGGCGCCTAGGATAGGATATCCACTTTTAGTTTCTCCATTTGGTTGGTTCGGGATGAATGCAACCATCATTGGGATGTACATTCTGAATTTAGGGATCTTCTATCTTTCTTATCTTGCGATCCGAGACTTATTACCTGATCCTAAAAAATACCTAAGTTCGTTCTATTTATTTTCTCCATTTGCCCTAGGGAGTTATATCCTACTGGTCTCAGACACAGTAATGATGGGACTAAGCGTTCTAGCGTATTCGTTTTTTATCAGAAATAGATTTATTACCTTCTCCTTATTAGCTGGTCTTGCAATTCTAACAAAAGAGCAGGCGATCTTTTTGTTTTTCCCTTTGGGACTGATTACATTATTCCAGAAAGAATTCATAAAAAGTATATGGGTAGCTTCTTCTTTAATCCTACCTGTGGTATGGAGTCTATATCTGAGAACCCAATTCCCAGAATGGACCCCAGGAAGTTTAGGCCATTTCTTTGATCCATTCGGAGGGCTTTCAGGATATTTTGGGGAACTCCAACAAGCTATAGTTTCAGGAGATCGAAATCTTATTCTTCTGATCAAAAAATTCTCCAGATTCCCATTGGTACTTCTTCTTTTATCCGGAACCTATCTTTTATTCCGAGGTGATTGGAAGAACGGGCTGGCATTTAGGCTTGGTTTTGGAATTCTTTTATTGACCGCGTATGCGGGAGGTTATGTTCTCTATTGGGCCACCTACGAGAACGTTTCCAGAATGTTTACATTCAGCATTCCTTTATTAATTTTTTGGGAAAAGGAAGATGATACACTTCCGAGTGGAATATATTGGGCTCTAACAGGTATTATTCTAGTTTCGTTTTTAATAAAATTGGCATTCATTTCCAAACCCTTACGTCATTTGGTCTGGTAATTCGGCGCCAATCTGAATCCCTGTTTTTTTGCAAACAAGTCAGCAAAAATTTTCTTAGACTTGATTCTTCTCAGAAAAGAATTAAAATGGCCGAATTGTAGGTCCGCTGTTCAGAAATCCGCACGTGTCATTGTAATCAGATCGGTGAAATCCGAGCTTTGCTTCTCTTAGAAACCCTGCTATCCGCGATTTTACCATCATTCAAATCAATCCCGCTGTTCTTAAAGAGTGTTATGGTCTTACGGAAGGCGAAATTGGTCTCCGTTTGCGAGTCGGAAGCTGCCTAAATATTTTGTTCGAGGAAAGCATGCAGAATCGCAAACTCTTTGTAGGAAATCTTAATTACTCCGTTCGCCAACAGGAAATCAGTGACCTGTTCTCCAACTACGGAGAAGTAGCTTATGCGAAAGTAATTGAAGGTAAAGGATTCGGATTCGTGGAAATGGCTAGCGAGGAGCAAGCTGAAAACGCGAAGAACAGTCTAAACGGAACCGAGTTCAAAGGTAGAACTTTGAATATTGATATCGCAAAACCTCAGACTTTCAACAAACCAAGAAGACATTAATATCTTTCTCGGGGAAGCTTAACTTCCCCGAGGTTTAGAAAGTAGGCGATTAAACGCCTACT
It encodes the following:
- a CDS encoding AAA family ATPase, which gives rise to MLRKVLPGQTEIRFKAAKPAKLNGLPDFLVFHKEEVRTFRQALGNPGLFRHILITGPEIEANLLQFGQYLEGIVKDQPVVAEPNPTLLSLAGFPFENKYRPGKISEANGGLLLLPIKPFVEDPDLYYFLKGVLLTGKIDFLSLPEGSDSTNINRFHPSIDSRFRLILVGEETEVDSISQIDADFYGSFDFKIHMPYEISLEKSWLPIFSGLVKSWEKPGYPPLDQAALDSLLELALRWNDSQTKLSLHLSELRSFVREVLAFNNKGKKAVGRAEIEAGPSLIQKRTAIHKRKYIENIKEGLIGVPLKGKKTGRINGLSVILLQSSLLDFGQVNQVSARVSLGSGNLINIEREVNLSGSLHDKGVFILQSYIKGMFSHTQSFGLDASILFEQNSSPIDGDSASCAELLALLSALSGLEIPCNIAVTGALSQYGDILPVGSVNTKIQAWYDVIRLTGSTRDKYKIYIPKDNMRDLNLPREIRESMKKGNFQIFSCSHVEDLIPDIFGVPAGRISKSGKYPNGSLFRIIEERIDRKRDGEEA
- a CDS encoding YbaB/EbfC family nucleoid-associated protein, whose translation is MFGKSLDNLKQMNQMRVRMKKLEKELEALTFEGKSKNDLVICITDGKQTVQEIRIEDSLLAKNDKKLLQKSIKQAVNQSMEAAQKVAEERMGEFKSLLSGMP
- a CDS encoding peptidase M30, encoding MKVSTGDGFWKSLCMPLGRSLYTFVLSVCLIFLLSDCVVSNDALNTQDKSEPTIDDLLSLAKVSISCGGNNTFWIRNLVKNSSSCVQTTKVASGSHVNIYATSGLESALDYQYISQEFDSKIYPRLGEAFGFSDDLDGDGKVAVIVSDIHDGSTTGSSFVAGFFDPVDYFPDSSSYAVRSNYSNIVYMDGVELITVRNSDLAQGKPDTFLATLAHEYQHLIRFQYEARIMSQGGGRDEAWINEGTSEVAADIAGYSPQINRINCYRGRNSNACSRGVNGNSIFGSSKFNSLVDYAFAYSFMKYLYMISGSDTNSRNSFFRTGVQGPKGYRASDATGLFHLFKTNANNYLTASQEVKDALGSDGSSIFVKIYPAFLWQSLGDVSPEFAQSGTDTNGASGFLQDITKTIQSFPFPAAGTDGDVLRKLYDPLRIPEITPLGELNPGQIQFVKADRSNSNAIGRLVLLKKNIDGNLYSLQINTEMKRTGDISVSLGITENDDEGGEEAIVLPESTDSRPICPHEFFKLSRNRTKQKIFSEYKGL
- a CDS encoding leucine-rich repeat domain-containing protein, giving the protein MRKLFLILYFLFACSQSNHLISVRNSEGEILGKYPKEIRWLGFEDNPTWSDLSVFSRLEILELNSKDLKSLEGLPDLPKLRYIHLSGSSVKDLSPLNRFAKLDSLVLNKTEIADQDLKNYLHWNRLTRIELTDSQISNLGFLGPGCSVRHLQLKHTKITDLRPLENCTRLMEIYLGGTQVKDLSPLYGLTNLIHLQLDGSDVSAKEISDFRKIQPYVKIIPGLRRILSSENGLD
- a CDS encoding Fur family transcriptional regulator, which codes for MEEDKKSASRNTKQKGEILRVIRDAKGPLSVKEIHDISKKSIQNIGIATVYRSVNHLLESGSIHEIQLPGESSRFEISHLDHHHHFHCKVCDRVFDVEICPFPMENLPKGFTLDSHEIILYGICSECNTSQK
- a CDS encoding AZOBR_p60025 family cell surface glycopolymer formation protein; amino-acid sequence: MFGFLSKFLQNEKLKSQCISALGNPKLVTVVFIILYSFSSFCVWKKYSWSPSSQVNFGKEFADQNKEQTPPGAIVFLGEEGNLGAGYDGQIFYYYSRMLSGLSLDWPNGFETSFRAPRIGYPLLVSPFGWFGMNATIIGMYILNLGIFYLSYLAIRDLLPDPKKYLSSFYLFSPFALGSYILLVSDTVMMGLSVLAYSFFIRNRFITFSLLAGLAILTKEQAIFLFFPLGLITLFQKEFIKSIWVASSLILPVVWSLYLRTQFPEWTPGSLGHFFDPFGGLSGYFGELQQAIVSGDRNLILLIKKFSRFPLVLLLLSGTYLLFRGDWKNGLAFRLGFGILLLTAYAGGYVLYWATYENVSRMFTFSIPLLIFWEKEDDTLPSGIYWALTGIILVSFLIKLAFISKPLRHLVW
- a CDS encoding RNA recognition motif domain-containing protein yields the protein MQNRKLFVGNLNYSVRQQEISDLFSNYGEVAYAKVIEGKGFGFVEMASEEQAENAKNSLNGTEFKGRTLNIDIAKPQTFNKPRRH